In the genome of Terriglobales bacterium, one region contains:
- a CDS encoding aminotransferase class IV — translation MDIMHKQVFHNGRVLPLNEVRLSPGQAGLLNGWGVFSTVRIYEGHPFAFDHHWERLARDAEKLMVPLPCTKEQCYEGVMALIKANRLMDGCMRIYFVLNKVGIWCSDEDMPETDWIMYTVDLPMRVGPVKLAMQENGRQAMHPLSGTKVTSWLQNVWVVEKAHQRGFEDTILLNEFGNVTEATAANLYIVKNGKVVTAPLASGCLAGVSRLILKEIASGAGISLVERDFTPEELFAADEVFITSTTRQVQPVSHIESHILSQAPGPITTKLAELFNQYVQREHAAQLAAK, via the coding sequence ATGGACATTATGCACAAGCAGGTCTTTCATAACGGTCGTGTGTTGCCGCTCAATGAAGTTCGTCTTTCGCCTGGACAAGCTGGGCTTCTGAACGGATGGGGCGTTTTCAGCACGGTGCGAATCTATGAAGGACATCCATTTGCGTTCGACCATCATTGGGAGCGTTTGGCTCGCGATGCCGAGAAGTTGATGGTGCCTTTGCCTTGCACGAAAGAACAGTGCTACGAGGGCGTGATGGCGCTGATCAAGGCCAACAGGTTGATGGATGGCTGCATGCGCATTTACTTCGTGCTGAACAAAGTTGGTATCTGGTGCAGCGACGAAGACATGCCTGAGACGGATTGGATCATGTACACAGTCGATCTGCCGATGCGCGTTGGGCCGGTAAAACTGGCCATGCAGGAGAACGGGCGTCAGGCGATGCATCCGCTTTCTGGCACCAAAGTCACTTCGTGGCTTCAAAACGTGTGGGTCGTTGAGAAAGCGCACCAGCGCGGATTCGAGGACACGATCCTGCTAAACGAATTCGGCAACGTAACCGAAGCAACAGCGGCGAATCTCTACATTGTGAAGAACGGAAAAGTTGTCACTGCTCCGTTAGCTTCAGGGTGTCTTGCGGGCGTGAGCCGATTGATTCTGAAGGAGATTGCTTCCGGTGCGGGAATTTCGCTGGTCGAGCGCGACTTCACGCCAGAGGAACTGTTCGCTGCCGATGAAGTGTTCATTACTTCCACAACGCGCCAGGTCCAACCAGTCAGTCACATCGAAAGTCACATTTTGTCGCAAGCTCCAGGACCAATCACGACAAAGCTTGCGGAACTGTTCAACCAGTACGTTCAGCGCGAGCACGCCGCACAACTAGCGGCGAAGTAA